ATTAAAGCTACTTGCCTTCGTTCCAAAGTGTAATTGCCCAATTGGTCGAACAGAAACATTGACATCACAACGAAGTGAACCTTCTTGCATATTGCCATTACTCACTCCCAAATACCGAACCACCCTCTGTATTTCTGCAGCATATTCTGCAGCTTCAGTGCCATTTCTCATATCAGGTTCAGAAACAATCTCGAGCAAGGGCACACCCGCTCTATTTAGATCAACCTGCAGAGAAtaacaaacaaataaacatTACTTTATAAGAACTAGAAATTGTTTGATGGCATATAGGAAGGGAAAGGTACTTTCCTGTGAACGACTTCCATCATCTGAATGCATCAGCTTCCCAGCATCCTCTTCCATGTGAACTCTCGTAATGCCAAACTTCCTATGCCCACCACCAAACTCTACTGGAATATCCAAATCAATGTAGCCCCCGGTTGCAATTGGAACATCAAACTGTGATATTTGGTACCCCTTAGGAAGGTCCGCATAAAAGTATTGTTTCCTATCAAACTTAGAGTTCAATGCCAACTTGCAATTGAGTGCAAGTCCAACTTTGACAGCAGACTCAATGACCTTAAAGTTCAGAATAGGTAAAGCACCTGGCAGACCCATACAGATGGGGCAAATACTAGTGTTTGGTTGAGATGCATAATTATAGGGGCAACTACAAAAGGCCTTGGTAACAGTAGACAGCTGGACATGGGTTTCGATACCTATGACTGCTTCATAGTCCTTCAAGACATTCTCCAGTGTCTTATTCTGGGTCACGTTAGAAACTCTCACTTGTCGGGGCTTAACCTTTTCTTGGGTGGCTGCTTGGGTTTGTGCACTTCTAACTGTGCAGTACAAAAGAACATTCTTTCTTCGGAGTAACGTGGTGGGTTGTAACACAAAAGGGTGGCTCTGGAAGCTTCTGAAAATTGTGGAGGCCATATTCTGAATTCGATATCAAACAGTGCGGGGGCGGGTCTTTGCAAACATATTGGCCTGAAAATATCATATTTTGAATCTACATTCATGATAAATATCTAAACTTGAACAACAAATGATAACTCAATCAATACCAAAAACAAATCCAATACAGATAATCCTTTTCAATTAATCAAAACACAAACAGAAGCTATTGAAATCAATCAAATAGAGTGTACAGAAGAGAACCTCAGAATGGTTAAGAGTTGATTGCCTTAGTCGAGTTTAGGGAATGGAGTTTTGGGctacaaaaaacaaaaggggAAGTTAAAGTTTCGATCTTTAAGGCGAAATTCAGTGATAATATATACCTCAATTCTATTCAACAAGCCAACCTAAGCATTCAGATACATTGCAATCAAGTTCTCTCAGGCATTTCATCAGACACGTTCAGTGtgtaaaaacaaacaaaccatcttttctctttttttgcaGAGATTAAAAGTCATAAGAACTATCCAATACAGAGCGAAGCTACATTAGAGGCGTGTTTCCTATGCTGGGTTCAATTACACTGTCAAAGTTGCAGTCTTtaatttggtttggtttgtaatataGAACAAAATTGAGAGAAAATAAGCCAAAATGAGAACACTTACTTGTAAACCCACAAGTTGATAGTGTGGCCAACAAGAGTGAAGAGTGGGTGCTTACTTTGGTTAAAGGGAGTGAAGTGAAAGGTGAGGTGAGTTGGGTTAAGTGGAAGTGTGGAACAGAAACAGCAGCACCCAGAATCAGATAATGAAAAGAACCCAGTTCAACATAACTTTGCCCCTTCACTT
This is a stretch of genomic DNA from Argentina anserina chromosome 4, drPotAnse1.1, whole genome shotgun sequence. It encodes these proteins:
- the LOC126790426 gene encoding glutamyl-tRNA(Gln) amidotransferase subunit B, chloroplastic/mitochondrial gives rise to the protein MASTIFRSFQSHPFVLQPTTLLRRKNVLLYCTVRSAQTQAATQEKVKPRQVRVSNVTQNKTLENVLKDYEAVIGIETHVQLSTVTKAFCSCPYNYASQPNTSICPICMGLPGALPILNFKVIESAVKVGLALNCKLALNSKFDRKQYFYADLPKGYQISQFDVPIATGGYIDLDIPVEFGGGHRKFGITRVHMEEDAGKLMHSDDGSRSQVDLNRAGVPLLEIVSEPDMRNGTEAAEYAAEIQRVVRYLGVSNGNMQEGSLRCDVNVSVRPIGQLHFGTKVEIKNMNSFSNVTRAIDYEISRQVLLHSQGQEKEIVQETRLWEEGAQKTFTMRKKEGLSDYRYFPEPDLPGVFLTKDYVDSIQDSLPELPEMKRRRYEKMGLSMQDVLFLANDMNVADFFDTTITKGADAKLAANWIMSDIAAYMKNEELTIPEVKLSPQELAELIAYIKDGTISGKIGKQILFELLAKGGTVKGLIEEKDLVQIVDPIEIEKMVEKVLSENPKQLDQYRSGKTKLQGYFAGQIMKLSKGKANPGILNKILLEKLNAQS